In a single window of the Streptomyces sp. NBC_00094 genome:
- a CDS encoding methyl-accepting chemotaxis protein: MPVGASASRHQIAREIEAFSRETALASRSEELLELCRALRAADSDTRPLDPWTELDLLQSYARPESITHGASKPEHPAWGWLEAFLGGLVFIPLALTWLGLTQASSAYGALTGADPKAAARPFLQLWQSGFEGHLTGFFTFGHVAGTATIAILVLFALVLLHGWRRAETSRREAEAERLTDELLRRLVPSLTRAQLLLNSYRLSSPRRFTAELTQSAETLNRLGDRAASTTEELAEAARLVGDSLDKAEQRLAGVDTSVRPLESAATRIEEAVRGGGKDVEAAVSGSGVMIRKALEDVRGTNGEVKDVLEKAGERVEDSVTALAAAQRSFTTGIEVTGDLSAQVLGRLTEVVEASARGSADAQALVGRFADQADALGLVAERLGKAVEALHSALADTAVRDSVRDSVRDSGRDSGRDSGRDSGRDSGRDMPPVPRRPAPTDRADVR; encoded by the coding sequence ATGCCCGTAGGGGCTTCGGCGAGTCGTCATCAGATAGCCCGGGAGATCGAGGCCTTCTCGCGCGAGACAGCCCTCGCGTCCCGGAGCGAGGAACTCCTGGAGCTCTGCCGGGCCTTGAGGGCGGCGGACAGTGACACCCGACCGCTGGACCCGTGGACCGAGCTCGATCTGCTCCAGTCCTACGCCCGCCCCGAGAGCATCACCCACGGCGCCTCGAAGCCCGAACACCCGGCGTGGGGCTGGCTGGAGGCGTTCCTCGGCGGTCTGGTCTTCATCCCGCTCGCCCTGACCTGGCTGGGACTCACCCAGGCGTCCAGCGCCTACGGGGCGCTGACCGGCGCCGACCCGAAGGCCGCCGCCCGGCCCTTCCTCCAGCTGTGGCAGTCCGGCTTCGAAGGTCATCTGACGGGCTTCTTCACCTTCGGCCACGTCGCCGGCACCGCGACCATCGCGATCCTCGTCCTCTTCGCCCTCGTCCTGCTGCACGGCTGGCGTCGTGCCGAGACCTCCCGCCGCGAGGCGGAGGCCGAACGGCTCACCGACGAGCTGCTGCGCCGGCTCGTGCCCTCGCTGACCCGGGCGCAGCTCCTGCTCAACTCCTACCGGCTGTCCTCTCCCCGCCGTTTCACCGCGGAGTTGACACAGTCGGCCGAGACCCTGAACCGGCTCGGCGACCGCGCGGCCTCGACCACGGAGGAGCTCGCCGAGGCGGCCCGGCTCGTCGGCGACTCGCTGGACAAGGCGGAGCAGCGGCTCGCCGGGGTCGACACCTCGGTCCGCCCGCTGGAGTCCGCCGCGACCCGGATCGAGGAAGCGGTACGGGGCGGCGGGAAGGACGTCGAGGCCGCGGTGAGCGGCAGCGGGGTCATGATCCGCAAGGCTCTGGAGGACGTACGGGGCACGAACGGCGAGGTCAAGGACGTCCTGGAGAAGGCCGGGGAGCGGGTGGAGGACTCCGTGACGGCGCTGGCCGCGGCGCAGCGCTCGTTCACCACCGGCATCGAGGTGACGGGAGACCTCTCCGCGCAGGTGCTCGGCAGGCTCACCGAGGTGGTGGAGGCCTCGGCGCGCGGCAGCGCCGACGCCCAGGCCCTCGTCGGCCGGTTCGCCGACCAGGCCGACGCCCTCGGGCTGGTGGCCGAGCGGCTCGGGAAGGCCGTCGAGGCGCTGCACTCCGCGCTCGCGGACACCGCCGTGCGGGATTCGGTTCGGGATTCGGTTCGGGACTCGGGGCGGGACTCGGGTCGGGACTCGGGGCGGGACTCGGGTCGGGACTCGGGGCGGGACATGCCGCCCGTGCCCCGGCGGCCCGCGCCGACGGACCGGGCCGACGTCCGGTGA
- a CDS encoding acyl-CoA thioesterase has protein sequence MTDQGDIPGKPTSASRTTLSHIMTSHDTNLLGTVHGGVIMKLVDDAAGAVAGRHSGGPAVTASMDEMVFLEPVRVGDLLHVKAQVNWTGRSSMEVGVRVMAERWNESTPATQVGSAYLVFAAVDADGKPRRVPQVVPETEQDKRRHQEAQIRRTHRLARRQAIKELRERRAAEGYED, from the coding sequence ATGACAGATCAGGGCGATATCCCCGGCAAGCCCACCTCGGCCTCCCGCACCACCCTCAGCCACATCATGACCAGCCACGACACCAACCTCCTCGGTACGGTGCACGGCGGCGTGATCATGAAGCTGGTGGACGACGCGGCGGGCGCCGTCGCGGGCCGGCACTCGGGCGGTCCGGCGGTCACGGCCTCGATGGACGAGATGGTCTTCCTGGAGCCGGTGCGGGTCGGGGACCTGCTCCATGTGAAGGCCCAGGTCAACTGGACCGGCCGGTCCTCCATGGAGGTCGGCGTACGGGTCATGGCCGAGCGCTGGAACGAGTCCACGCCCGCCACCCAGGTCGGCTCCGCCTATCTGGTCTTCGCGGCCGTCGACGCGGACGGCAAGCCGCGGCGCGTCCCGCAGGTCGTCCCGGAGACGGAGCAGGACAAGCGCCGCCACCAGGAGGCCCAGATCCGCCGCACCCACCGCCTGGCCCGCCGCCAGGCCATCAAGGAGCTCCGCGAGCGCCGGGCCGCCGAGGGCTACGAGGACTGA
- a CDS encoding acyl-CoA dehydrogenase family protein, with amino-acid sequence MAPKKNDTATGFDLYRPSEEHDMLRESVRALAEAKIAPFAAAVDEEGRFPREALDALVAADLHAVHVPEVYGGAGADALATVIVIEEVARVCGSSSLIPAVNKLGSLPVILSGSEELKAKYLGPLAKGDAMFSYALSEPDAGSDAAGMKTRAVRDGDFWVLDGVKRWITNAGESEYYTVMAVTDPEKRSKGISAFVVEKSDEGVSFGAPEKKLGIKGSPTREVYLDNVRIPADRMIGAEGTGFATAMKTLDHTRVTIAAQAIGIAQGALDYAKGYVKERKQFGKPIADFQGVQFMLADMAMKLEAARQLTYAAAAKSERVSAGAEKEDLTFFGAAAKCFASDVAMEVTIDAVQLLGGYGYTRDYPVERMMRDAKITQIYEGTNQVQRIVMARNLP; translated from the coding sequence TTGGCGCCGAAGAAGAACGACACAGCCACCGGTTTCGACCTGTACCGGCCGTCCGAGGAGCACGACATGCTCCGGGAGTCGGTGCGTGCGCTGGCGGAGGCGAAGATCGCGCCGTTCGCGGCGGCGGTGGACGAGGAGGGCCGGTTCCCGCGGGAGGCGCTGGACGCGCTGGTCGCGGCGGACCTGCACGCGGTGCACGTTCCGGAGGTGTACGGGGGTGCGGGCGCGGACGCGCTGGCGACGGTGATCGTGATCGAGGAGGTCGCGCGTGTCTGTGGTTCGTCCTCGCTGATCCCGGCGGTCAACAAGCTGGGTTCGCTGCCGGTGATCCTGTCCGGTTCGGAGGAGCTGAAGGCGAAGTACCTGGGCCCGCTGGCCAAGGGTGACGCGATGTTCTCCTACGCGCTGTCGGAGCCGGACGCGGGTTCGGACGCGGCGGGGATGAAGACCCGCGCGGTGCGCGACGGCGACTTCTGGGTCCTCGACGGCGTGAAGCGGTGGATCACCAACGCCGGCGAGTCCGAGTACTACACGGTGATGGCCGTCACCGACCCGGAGAAGCGTTCCAAGGGCATCAGCGCCTTCGTCGTGGAGAAGTCCGACGAGGGCGTCTCCTTCGGCGCGCCGGAGAAGAAGCTCGGCATCAAGGGCTCCCCGACCCGTGAGGTCTACCTCGACAACGTCCGGATCCCCGCGGACCGCATGATCGGCGCCGAGGGCACCGGCTTCGCCACCGCGATGAAGACCCTCGACCACACCCGCGTCACCATCGCCGCCCAGGCCATCGGCATCGCCCAGGGCGCCCTCGACTACGCCAAGGGCTACGTCAAGGAGCGCAAGCAGTTCGGCAAGCCCATCGCCGACTTCCAGGGCGTCCAGTTCATGCTCGCCGACATGGCCATGAAGCTCGAGGCCGCCCGCCAGCTCACCTACGCCGCCGCGGCCAAGTCCGAGCGCGTCTCCGCCGGAGCCGAGAAGGAGGACCTCACGTTCTTCGGCGCCGCGGCCAAGTGCTTCGCCTCCGACGTCGCCATGGAGGTCACCATCGACGCCGTCCAGCTCCTCGGCGGCTACGGCTACACCCGCGACTACCCCGTCGAGCGCATGATGCGCGACGCCAAGATCACCCAGATCTACGAGGGCACCAACCAGGTCCAGCGCATCGTCATGGCCCGCAACCTCCCGTAA
- a CDS encoding LCP family protein, whose protein sequence is MNDWPHDGGHGRGNANSQPEGPRRMSHVQRPQVPPQQPPYGRQQQPYGQQQSHDGQGYNPNYTQAQGSGYDSGYNTGQVYGGPQQGGGGQGGGQGPVPPQYAPRPGGGPAPDWRKRAKIGSIVLVVGVLAWGIGTYAWASSQMRNEVDLSKVIERPSEGDCTTYLIVGSDSREGMTAEEKKKLHTGSAEGKRTDSMMILAACSSGNTMVSLPRDSWVTIPSFVGSESGKQYAARGGSKLNAAYAMDGPELLVRTVEFNTGLRIDHYAEIGFAGFANIVDALGGVELNIDKGFKDKKSGADFQAGEQTLNGEQALAFVRTRYAFADSDLQRTKNQQKFLSALANQAATPGTILNPLALYPTLGAGLDTLIVDKDMSLYDLGKMFFAMKGINSGDGKSMNMPISGSAPQGSLKWDMPKVKQLVEQIRNDEKVTVESNR, encoded by the coding sequence ATGAATGACTGGCCCCATGACGGCGGACACGGCCGTGGCAACGCGAACTCCCAGCCCGAGGGACCTCGCCGGATGAGCCATGTGCAGCGTCCGCAGGTCCCGCCGCAGCAGCCCCCCTACGGCCGGCAGCAGCAGCCGTACGGGCAGCAGCAGTCCCATGACGGCCAGGGCTACAACCCGAACTACACGCAGGCCCAGGGTTCGGGGTACGACTCCGGTTACAACACCGGCCAGGTCTACGGCGGCCCGCAGCAGGGCGGCGGCGGCCAGGGCGGCGGCCAGGGGCCCGTACCCCCGCAGTACGCGCCGCGGCCCGGCGGCGGGCCCGCCCCGGACTGGCGCAAGCGCGCCAAGATCGGCTCGATCGTGCTGGTCGTCGGCGTCCTCGCCTGGGGCATCGGCACCTACGCCTGGGCCAGCTCGCAGATGCGCAACGAGGTCGACCTCTCCAAGGTCATCGAGCGGCCGTCGGAGGGCGACTGCACGACGTACCTGATCGTCGGCTCGGACAGCCGTGAGGGCATGACCGCCGAGGAGAAGAAGAAGCTGCACACCGGCTCCGCCGAGGGCAAGCGGACCGACTCGATGATGATCCTCGCCGCCTGCTCCAGCGGGAACACGATGGTGTCGCTCCCCCGCGACTCCTGGGTGACGATCCCGTCCTTCGTCGGCTCCGAGTCGGGCAAGCAGTACGCGGCCCGCGGCGGCTCCAAGCTGAACGCGGCCTACGCGATGGACGGCCCCGAGCTGCTCGTGCGGACCGTCGAGTTCAACACCGGCCTGCGCATCGACCACTACGCGGAGATCGGCTTCGCCGGCTTCGCGAACATCGTGGACGCGCTCGGCGGTGTCGAGCTGAACATCGACAAGGGCTTCAAGGACAAGAAGTCCGGCGCCGACTTCCAGGCGGGCGAGCAGACCCTCAACGGCGAGCAGGCCCTGGCCTTCGTCCGGACCCGGTACGCCTTCGCCGACTCGGACCTCCAGCGGACGAAGAACCAGCAGAAGTTCCTCTCCGCGCTGGCCAACCAGGCGGCGACGCCGGGCACGATCCTCAACCCGCTCGCGCTGTACCCGACGCTGGGCGCCGGTCTGGACACGCTGATCGTGGACAAGGACATGTCGCTGTACGACCTCGGGAAGATGTTCTTCGCGATGAAGGGCATCAACAGCGGTGACGGCAAGTCCATGAACATGCCGATCTCGGGCAGCGCGCCGCAGGGCTCCCTCAAGTGGGACATGCCGAAGGTGAAGCAGCTGGTCGAGCAGATCCGGAACGACGAGAAGGTCACCGTCGAATCGAATCGATGA
- a CDS encoding membrane dipeptidase, producing the protein MADLDDHSPFSAAPAAVGALDPPETPPPLDETARARAILAAQPVVEGHTDLPRSLDPEDLPPDRAGEAGAQFWSLHVEADEGIIGTLRRIDAIRALVADCPEDLRLVYTTSEMAHAGNCGRVAALLGPVSWPALGGSAATLRAYHALGVRVVNLTRFDRFAREAVREMNRIGLAVDLSGADQDTVRRALAVTRAPALLTRADPEKLPDDVLRLLGENGAVCMVTVTDDPAADADVLDRVRTEAGPGSTGLSHTTAPARGYVPLFAELLRRGWPAQDLVGLAHANATRVLRETEFLSRTNRIRPAAA; encoded by the coding sequence ATGGCAGATCTCGACGATCATTCCCCCTTCTCTGCCGCCCCCGCCGCCGTCGGCGCGCTCGATCCCCCGGAAACCCCGCCCCCGCTCGACGAGACGGCCCGCGCCCGCGCCATCCTGGCCGCCCAGCCGGTCGTCGAGGGCCATACGGACCTGCCCCGGTCCCTCGACCCGGAGGACCTCCCGCCCGACCGCGCGGGGGAGGCCGGGGCCCAGTTCTGGTCCCTGCACGTGGAGGCCGACGAGGGCATCATCGGCACGCTGCGGCGGATCGACGCGATCCGCGCCCTCGTCGCCGACTGTCCCGAGGACCTGCGCCTCGTGTACACCACGTCCGAGATGGCCCACGCGGGCAACTGCGGTCGGGTCGCCGCCCTGCTCGGTCCGGTCAGCTGGCCCGCGCTCGGCGGCTCGGCGGCCACCCTGCGGGCGTACCACGCCCTGGGCGTACGGGTCGTGAACCTCACCCGCTTCGACCGCTTCGCCCGTGAGGCCGTACGGGAGATGAACCGGATCGGCCTGGCCGTGGACCTCTCAGGCGCCGACCAGGACACGGTCCGCCGCGCGCTCGCGGTCACCCGGGCCCCGGCCCTGCTGACCAGGGCCGACCCGGAGAAGCTGCCGGACGACGTCCTGCGCCTCCTCGGCGAGAACGGCGCCGTCTGCATGGTCACGGTCACGGACGACCCGGCCGCCGACGCCGACGTCCTGGACCGGGTGCGTACGGAGGCGGGGCCGGGCTCCACGGGCCTCTCCCACACCACCGCCCCGGCCCGCGGCTACGTACCGCTCTTCGCGGAGCTGCTCCGCCGGGGCTGGCCCGCCCAGGACCTGGTCGGCCTCGCCCACGCCAACGCCACCCGGGTGCTGCGCGAGACGGAGTTCCTGTCCCGGACGAACCGCATCCGCCCGGCCGCGGCCTGA
- a CDS encoding protein phosphatase 2C domain-containing protein, with the protein MSDDPTAAVLPDIVLDGAAYPPLTVRAASVRGDSHRYHGEPRQDSLGVSLLGEPGPGELLMLAVADGVGSASLSHVGSSSVCRWAAWALAHHAQELYEALAAGAAAHFAELATFVVERLADRLTLSAKNRSHEPASYATTLRVLLVPRDPSVRTRGLLTVGDGGIALLRDGRWDLDPGGTAEEKGAGDGVIDTRTAALPLSRTAETRLLTTRPGDVLVLSTDGLSTPLAGESEMREFFGSAWGGGGSVPEPADFLWQFQYRVKSYDDDRTGAVLWEALP; encoded by the coding sequence GTGTCGGACGATCCCACCGCCGCCGTCCTGCCCGACATCGTCCTGGACGGCGCCGCGTACCCGCCGCTGACGGTGCGGGCCGCCTCCGTCCGGGGTGACTCCCACCGCTACCACGGTGAGCCCCGCCAGGACTCGCTCGGTGTGAGCCTGCTCGGCGAGCCCGGCCCCGGCGAACTCCTCATGCTCGCCGTGGCCGACGGGGTCGGCTCCGCCTCCCTCTCGCACGTGGGGTCGAGCAGCGTGTGCCGCTGGGCCGCCTGGGCCCTCGCCCACCACGCCCAGGAGTTGTACGAGGCACTGGCCGCCGGTGCGGCGGCCCACTTCGCCGAACTGGCGACCTTCGTGGTCGAGCGGCTCGCGGACCGGCTGACCCTCAGCGCGAAGAACCGGTCGCACGAACCGGCGAGTTACGCCACCACGCTGCGCGTCCTCCTCGTCCCGCGCGATCCGTCCGTCCGTACCCGAGGTCTGCTCACCGTGGGCGACGGCGGCATCGCGCTGCTCCGGGACGGGCGCTGGGACCTGGATCCCGGCGGGACCGCCGAGGAGAAGGGGGCAGGGGACGGGGTCATCGACACCCGGACCGCCGCGCTCCCCCTGTCCCGTACCGCCGAGACCCGGCTCCTGACCACCCGCCCCGGCGACGTCCTCGTCCTCTCCACCGACGGCCTTTCCACCCCGCTGGCGGGCGAGTCCGAGATGCGGGAGTTCTTCGGCTCCGCCTGGGGCGGCGGCGGTTCCGTGCCCGAGCCCGCGGACTTCCTCTGGCAGTTCCAGTACCGGGTGAAGTCGTACGACGACGACCGCACGGGCGCCGTGCTCTGGGAGGCACTGCCGTGA
- a CDS encoding tellurium resistance protein, with protein MGDDRRRGVIRLKPVTGDRAVPPPAEERTKRPPERTPARPPERTPARPPERTPARPPERTPARPLEKSPARPPEATPARRTDTLLTKAAPQGLVAGRGVLQANLNWSASTGADLDLGCLVELTDGTRDVVQALGNSFGALTAPPYVQLDQDDRSGASSDGETLRTHLEYRSRIRRLLVYTYVYEGAVDFRSLGAAVTVTAPSASLRILLDDAPQGATACAIALIGAGEGGLSVRREVRWFTPVHGLSNQQLIDQAYGFGLEWVWATKD; from the coding sequence GTGGGCGATGATCGCCGTCGCGGAGTCATCCGTCTGAAGCCGGTGACCGGCGACCGCGCGGTGCCCCCGCCGGCCGAGGAGCGAACGAAGCGCCCACCGGAGAGGACCCCTGCGCGTCCGCCGGAGAGGACCCCCGCGCGCCCGCCGGAGAGGACCCCCGCGCGCCCGCCGGAGAGGACCCCCGCGCGTCCCCTGGAGAAGAGCCCCGCGCGCCCACCGGAGGCGACCCCCGCCCGCCGCACCGACACCCTCCTGACCAAGGCGGCCCCCCAGGGCCTGGTGGCCGGGCGCGGAGTGCTCCAGGCCAACCTCAACTGGTCGGCTTCGACCGGCGCGGACCTCGACCTCGGCTGTCTGGTCGAACTCACCGACGGCACCCGCGACGTCGTGCAGGCGCTCGGCAACTCCTTCGGCGCGCTCACCGCACCTCCGTACGTCCAGCTCGACCAGGACGACCGCAGCGGCGCGTCCTCGGACGGCGAGACCCTCCGGACGCACCTGGAGTACCGGTCCCGCATCCGGCGGCTCCTCGTCTACACCTACGTCTACGAGGGAGCGGTGGACTTCCGGAGCCTCGGCGCGGCCGTGACGGTCACGGCCCCGTCCGCGAGCCTCCGGATCCTGCTCGACGACGCCCCGCAGGGAGCGACCGCCTGCGCGATCGCGCTGATCGGCGCGGGCGAGGGCGGTCTGTCGGTGCGGCGCGAGGTCCGCTGGTTCACCCCGGTCCACGGGCTCAGCAACCAGCAGCTGATCGACCAGGCATACGGCTTCGGGCTCGAATGGGTATGGGCCACCAAGGACTGA
- a CDS encoding collagen binding domain-containing protein: MSSSTKPRRRSATARTAAIAALLVAGFLPATFAVADAPPPSLTGSDFEIDPDANLRVDTNGNLDWNNVTEIRTPDNAIGGADTSFGGGTKENTAVPTIVTGGIPPNKSDLRFFGLHQEGSTSDGFLHLYWTRVQDPSGSTNMDFELNQSRTKSANGVTPMRTVGDLLITYDLEQGGVTPDLNLRRWTSDGVWSAEEDLDDAGDASGSINKLNEISATEGGPLGPLTFNTFGEASIRLSAIFGDGNGTCRTLGSAYLKSRASGGSFNAALKDFIPPANVDISNCGSVKILKTDDRDVELEGAEFTLYRNFAPLTPPLGAEDIVTTLKCTTDANGECTILNVPTGEYIVHETVVPAGHDAAPDKAITVDADEEETVSFVDPRQRGAILITKLRKHAAAGAGNTAHAGVEFSVDGGATKETNALGQVCFDNLEFGSHTVHEVTPAGYKPQDDQTVTVNNKASCSDSPFVGETAQFVNVPLSNITVSFASQVQGGTLAKISCTGLAATPADATPGAFDDTSETFEDLEPGTYTCTVVVDP, from the coding sequence GTGTCGTCTTCGACCAAGCCACGCAGAAGGTCCGCCACCGCCCGAACGGCCGCCATCGCCGCCCTGCTCGTCGCCGGATTCCTGCCGGCCACCTTCGCCGTCGCCGACGCGCCGCCGCCCAGCCTCACCGGCAGCGACTTCGAGATCGACCCCGACGCCAACCTTCGGGTCGACACCAACGGCAATCTCGACTGGAACAACGTCACGGAGATCCGCACCCCCGACAACGCGATCGGCGGCGCGGACACCTCGTTCGGTGGGGGCACGAAGGAGAACACGGCCGTCCCCACCATCGTGACCGGCGGAATTCCGCCGAACAAGAGCGACCTGAGGTTCTTCGGCCTCCACCAGGAGGGCAGCACCTCCGACGGCTTCCTGCACCTGTACTGGACCCGCGTACAGGACCCCAGCGGCTCCACGAACATGGACTTCGAGCTCAACCAGAGCCGGACCAAGAGCGCCAACGGTGTCACCCCGATGCGCACGGTCGGCGACCTGCTGATCACCTACGACCTCGAACAGGGCGGCGTCACCCCGGACCTCAACCTGCGTCGGTGGACGAGCGACGGCGTCTGGAGCGCCGAGGAGGACCTGGACGACGCGGGCGACGCGTCCGGCTCGATCAACAAGCTCAACGAGATCAGCGCCACCGAAGGCGGCCCGCTCGGTCCGCTCACCTTCAACACCTTCGGTGAGGCCTCGATCCGTCTGAGCGCGATCTTCGGCGACGGCAACGGCACGTGCAGGACGCTCGGCTCGGCCTACCTCAAGAGCCGCGCGTCGGGTGGCTCGTTCAACGCGGCCCTGAAGGACTTCATCCCGCCGGCGAACGTCGACATCTCCAACTGCGGCAGCGTCAAGATCCTCAAGACCGACGACCGGGACGTGGAGCTGGAGGGCGCCGAGTTCACGCTCTACCGCAACTTCGCACCGCTCACCCCGCCGCTGGGCGCGGAGGACATCGTCACGACGCTGAAGTGCACGACCGACGCGAACGGCGAGTGCACCATCCTCAACGTGCCCACCGGGGAGTACATCGTCCACGAGACCGTCGTCCCGGCGGGTCACGACGCGGCGCCCGACAAGGCCATCACCGTGGACGCCGACGAGGAGGAGACGGTCTCCTTCGTCGACCCCCGGCAGCGCGGCGCGATCCTGATCACCAAGCTGCGCAAGCACGCCGCGGCGGGTGCGGGCAACACCGCTCACGCGGGTGTGGAGTTCTCGGTCGACGGCGGCGCGACCAAGGAGACCAACGCCTTGGGCCAGGTCTGCTTCGACAACCTGGAGTTCGGCTCGCACACCGTCCACGAGGTGACGCCCGCCGGCTACAAGCCCCAGGACGACCAGACGGTCACGGTGAACAACAAGGCCAGCTGCTCCGACAGCCCGTTCGTCGGCGAGACGGCGCAGTTCGTCAACGTCCCGCTCTCGAACATCACCGTCTCGTTCGCGTCGCAGGTACAGGGCGGAACCCTGGCCAAGATCAGCTGCACCGGCCTGGCCGCCACCCCGGCGGACGCCACCCCGGGCGCCTTCGACGACACCTCGGAGACGTTCGAGGACCTGGAGCCCGGCACGTACACCTGCACGGTGGTCGTCGACCCGTGA
- a CDS encoding VWA domain-containing protein: protein MQILPFYLLCDESGSMAGDNVDALNTTLPELHHEISTNPTVADKTRFCLIGFSTDANVLQPLVDLSDIEEVPALAAGGLTSFGNAFRTLLRCIETDVAALKAEGHEVYRPVAFFMSDGIPTDDDWPQAYKELTESRYCPKIIAFGVGDAEESTIAQVANFRAFIQQDSNVSPAAALREFASSLTRSIVRSASSIAADGGSDFTLSVEETVPGFATVSLDKL from the coding sequence ATGCAGATACTTCCGTTCTACCTGCTGTGCGACGAGTCGGGTTCGATGGCGGGTGACAACGTCGACGCCCTCAACACGACGCTGCCCGAGCTGCACCACGAGATCAGCACCAATCCGACGGTGGCCGACAAGACCCGGTTCTGCCTCATCGGCTTCTCCACGGACGCCAACGTGCTCCAGCCGCTGGTCGACCTCAGCGACATCGAGGAGGTCCCGGCGCTGGCGGCCGGCGGCCTCACCTCCTTCGGCAACGCCTTCCGTACGCTGCTGCGGTGCATCGAGACCGACGTCGCCGCGCTGAAGGCGGAGGGGCACGAGGTGTACCGGCCGGTCGCGTTCTTCATGTCGGACGGCATCCCCACGGACGACGACTGGCCGCAGGCGTACAAGGAGCTGACGGAGTCCCGCTACTGCCCGAAGATCATCGCCTTCGGGGTCGGTGACGCGGAGGAGTCGACGATCGCCCAGGTGGCGAACTTCCGCGCCTTCATCCAGCAGGACAGCAACGTCTCGCCCGCGGCGGCGCTGCGCGAGTTCGCCTCCAGCCTGACCCGGTCCATCGTCCGCTCGGCCAGCAGCATCGCCGCCGACGGCGGGTCCGACTTCACGCTCAGCGTGGAGGAGACCGTGCCCGGCTTCGCGACCGTCTCGCTCGACAAGCTCTGA
- a CDS encoding UDP-glucose/GDP-mannose dehydrogenase family protein — MALKITVIGTGYLGATHAAAMAELGFEVLGLDVVPEKIELLATGRVPMYEPGLEELLAKHVAGIEGSSGRLRFTTSWEEVGAFGDVHFVCVNTPQKHGEYACDMSYVDAAFTSLSEVVREGALVVGKSTVPVGSAERLAALLPEGVDLAWNPEFLREGFAVQDTLHPDRIVVGVRGERAEKTLREVYAGPVGDGSPFVVTDFPTAELVKTAANSFLATKISFINAMAEVCEAAGGDVAKLAEAIGHDDRIGAKFLRAGIGFGGGCLPKDIRAFMARAGELGADQALTFLREIDSINMRRRGQMVEMAREALGGSTFLGRRVAVLGATFKPDSDDVRDSPALNVAGQIHLQGGQVTVYDPKGMENARRLFPTLGYADTALDAVRGADVVLHLTEWREFRELDPAELAGVVSSPVILDGRNALDSERWRAAGWTYRAMGRPRA; from the coding sequence ATGGCCCTGAAGATCACCGTGATCGGCACCGGCTACCTCGGCGCCACCCATGCCGCGGCCATGGCGGAGCTCGGCTTCGAGGTGCTCGGCCTCGACGTCGTCCCCGAGAAGATCGAGCTGCTGGCCACCGGGCGCGTCCCGATGTACGAGCCGGGGCTCGAAGAACTGCTGGCCAAGCACGTGGCCGGGATCGAGGGGTCGAGCGGGCGGCTCCGGTTCACCACCTCCTGGGAGGAGGTCGGCGCCTTCGGCGACGTGCACTTCGTCTGTGTGAACACTCCGCAGAAGCACGGCGAGTACGCCTGCGACATGAGCTACGTCGACGCCGCCTTCACCTCCCTCTCCGAGGTCGTCCGCGAGGGCGCCCTCGTCGTCGGCAAGTCGACCGTGCCGGTCGGCTCGGCGGAGCGGCTCGCCGCCCTGCTGCCCGAGGGCGTCGACCTCGCCTGGAACCCGGAGTTCCTGCGGGAGGGCTTCGCCGTGCAGGACACCCTGCACCCCGACCGGATCGTCGTCGGCGTGCGCGGCGAGCGCGCCGAGAAGACGCTGCGCGAGGTGTACGCGGGACCGGTCGGCGACGGCTCGCCCTTCGTGGTGACCGACTTCCCGACGGCCGAGCTCGTGAAGACGGCCGCGAACTCCTTCCTCGCCACCAAGATCTCCTTCATCAACGCGATGGCGGAGGTCTGCGAGGCCGCCGGCGGCGACGTCGCCAAGCTGGCGGAGGCCATCGGCCACGACGACCGGATCGGGGCCAAGTTCCTGCGGGCCGGGATCGGCTTCGGCGGCGGCTGTCTGCCGAAGGACATCCGGGCGTTCATGGCCCGGGCCGGCGAGCTGGGCGCCGACCAGGCGCTGACCTTCCTGCGCGAGATCGACTCGATCAACATGCGGCGGCGCGGACAGATGGTGGAGATGGCGCGGGAGGCCCTCGGCGGAAGCACCTTCCTGGGCCGCCGGGTCGCCGTGCTCGGCGCGACCTTCAAGCCGGACTCGGACGACGTCCGCGACTCCCCCGCGCTGAACGTGGCCGGGCAGATACACCTCCAGGGCGGCCAGGTCACGGTCTACGACCCGAAGGGCATGGAGAACGCCCGCCGTCTCTTCCCGACCCTGGGGTACGCGGACACGGCCCTGGACGCGGTGCGCGGCGCGGACGTGGTGCTGCACCTGACGGAGTGGCGGGAGTTCCGCGAGCTCGACCCGGCGGAGCTCGCCGGGGTCGTCTCGTCGCCGGTGATCCTCGACGGCCGCAACGCGCTGGACTCGGAGCGCTGGCGGGCGGCGGGCTGGACGTACCGGGCGATGGGCCGCCCGCGCGCCTGA